A genome region from Syntrophaceae bacterium includes the following:
- a CDS encoding GNAT family N-acetyltransferase, whose amino-acid sequence MAYRIRTCTQNDTAVLAETIRAAFRDVAVRFGLTEQNCPRHPSNCRADWVEKDMERGVTYYALESGGSVAGSVALERVRPGLCNLERLAVLPGSRGRGFGRALVNHVLTEARQRGCDTVRIGIIEDQAELKEWYRRLGFLETETRDFARLPFRVSFMARPPA is encoded by the coding sequence ATGGCGTATCGAATCCGCACCTGCACGCAAAACGACACGGCAGTTCTTGCGGAGACGATCCGTGCGGCCTTCCGGGACGTGGCCGTTCGCTTCGGCCTGACCGAGCAGAACTGCCCCCGGCACCCCTCCAACTGCCGGGCCGACTGGGTCGAGAAGGACATGGAGCGGGGGGTCACGTACTATGCCCTCGAGAGCGGGGGGAGCGTTGCAGGCAGCGTCGCCCTCGAGCGGGTGAGGCCGGGCCTGTGCAACCTGGAGCGCCTGGCGGTGCTCCCGGGCTCCAGGGGGCGCGGCTTCGGCAGGGCCCTGGTCAACCACGTGCTCACGGAGGCACGGCAGCGGGGATGTGACACCGTCCGCATCGGCATCATCGAGGACCAGGCCGAATTGAAGGAATGGTACCGGCGATTGGGCTTTCTCGAGACGGAGACGCGTGACTTTGCCCGCCTGCCGTTCCGCGTGAGCTTCATGGCCCGCCCGCCTGCATGA
- a CDS encoding TRAP transporter large permease, which yields MEYVLIGLFLLLTALGVPVAFSLCLSAAALLFFFMDRPLVMVSQMMFSGIDSFSFMAVPFFMLAGAFMSAGGVTSRLVGFSQALVGAFTGGLAQTVSVAGMFFAAISGSSAATTAALGSTMIGELEKKGYDRDWATGIVASSGTVGIVIPPSITMVVYGAIADTSIGDLFVGGFIPGIMMGLSMMAVSWYYARKRGLAGEGTFSFAAVLKSFKDSFFALMTPVIIIGGIYGGIFTPTEAAAVAAVYGIVVGLFVYRELKLRDFPQIIFQAVIGTTVIMFLVGAATVFGWLITNLQIPHQVAKFVVSVTTSPLLFLMAMNILLLIAGTMVNASAAVVILTPIFLPVARTLGIDPLFFGVLMVVNLAIGCITPPVGLDLFVASAISKVPIERVMKACLPYLWALLATLVVLTVFPWFITVLPSLLAR from the coding sequence ATGGAATACGTCCTGATCGGTCTCTTCCTGCTTCTCACCGCGCTGGGCGTGCCCGTGGCCTTCTCCCTGTGCCTGTCGGCCGCGGCCCTGCTGTTCTTTTTCATGGACCGGCCGCTTGTCATGGTTTCCCAGATGATGTTCTCGGGCATCGACTCCTTCTCGTTCATGGCTGTGCCCTTCTTCATGCTGGCGGGCGCCTTCATGTCGGCGGGCGGCGTGACCTCGCGCCTGGTCGGCTTCTCCCAGGCCCTCGTCGGCGCCTTCACGGGGGGCCTCGCGCAGACCGTGTCCGTGGCCGGGATGTTCTTTGCAGCCATCTCGGGCTCCTCGGCCGCCACGACGGCGGCCCTGGGCAGCACCATGATCGGCGAGTTGGAGAAGAAGGGCTACGACCGTGACTGGGCCACGGGCATCGTGGCCTCCAGCGGCACCGTGGGCATCGTCATCCCGCCTTCGATCACCATGGTGGTCTACGGCGCCATCGCCGACACCTCCATCGGGGACCTGTTCGTCGGCGGCTTCATCCCGGGCATCATGATGGGGCTCTCCATGATGGCCGTGAGCTGGTACTACGCCCGGAAACGGGGCCTCGCGGGGGAGGGCACGTTCTCCTTCGCCGCCGTTCTGAAATCGTTCAAGGACTCCTTCTTCGCCCTGATGACGCCGGTCATCATCATCGGGGGCATCTATGGCGGCATCTTCACCCCCACGGAGGCGGCGGCCGTCGCCGCGGTCTACGGCATCGTCGTCGGGCTGTTCGTGTACAGGGAGCTGAAGCTCAGGGACTTCCCCCAGATCATCTTCCAGGCCGTGATCGGCACCACGGTCATCATGTTCCTGGTGGGGGCCGCCACGGTCTTCGGCTGGCTCATCACCAACCTGCAGATCCCGCATCAGGTGGCGAAGTTCGTCGTCTCCGTGACGACCTCGCCGCTGCTGTTCCTGATGGCGATGAACATCCTGCTGCTCATCGCCGGCACCATGGTCAACGCCTCGGCGGCGGTCGTGATCCTGACGCCGATCTTCCTGCCCGTGGCGCGAACGCTGGGCATCGATCCCCTGTTCTTCGGCGTGCTCATGGTGGTCAACCTGGCGATCGGCTGCATCACCCCGCCCGTGGGCCTCGATCTCTTCGTGGCGAGTGCCATCTCCAAGGTGCCCATCGAGCGTGTGATGAAGGCATGCCTGCCCTACCTCTGGGCCCTGTTGGCGACGCTTGTCGTCCTGACCGTGTTCCCGTGGTTCATCACCGTGCTGCCGTCCCTTCTTGCGCGGTGA
- a CDS encoding PDZ domain-containing protein: MSTRRSSLLVRLFWLALIVAAVFYLWREVPWLGRLFQSEKAAAPRTVAARGDLAADEKATIELFEKARESVVFITTSQQVQDFWTRNIFTVPRGTGSGFVWDDKGHIVTNYHVIAGASEARVRLADGRDYKAALVGASRSHDLAVLLIGVGFKAPAPVPLGTSHDLKVGQKVFAIGNPFGLDWTLTTGIVSALDRSLAAENGVTIEHLIQTDAAINPGNSGGPLLDSAGRLIGINTAIYSPSGASAGIGFAVPVDTVNRVVPQLIAKGKYIRPALGIEVDEGINRVVRAQLGVAGVVVLRVAPGSAAEKAGLQGVRRTADGGIVPGDIITAVEGKAVENVGKLYARLDDFKVGDTVRLTVVREGATREVSVTLQAGS; this comes from the coding sequence ATGAGCACGAGACGCTCTTCCCTCCTTGTCCGGCTTTTCTGGCTTGCCCTCATCGTGGCGGCGGTTTTTTACCTGTGGCGGGAAGTGCCCTGGCTCGGCCGGCTTTTCCAGTCCGAAAAGGCGGCCGCCCCGCGCACCGTGGCCGCCCGGGGGGACCTGGCCGCCGACGAGAAGGCCACAATCGAGCTCTTCGAGAAGGCCAGGGAGTCCGTCGTCTTCATCACGACGAGCCAGCAGGTCCAGGATTTCTGGACCCGCAACATCTTCACCGTCCCCCGAGGCACGGGGTCGGGGTTCGTCTGGGACGACAAGGGGCACATCGTCACGAATTACCACGTCATCGCGGGCGCCTCGGAGGCCCGCGTCCGGCTGGCCGACGGCCGCGACTACAAGGCGGCACTCGTCGGGGCGAGCCGCTCCCACGACCTGGCCGTGCTGCTCATCGGGGTTGGTTTCAAGGCGCCCGCGCCGGTCCCCCTGGGGACGAGCCACGACCTGAAAGTCGGTCAGAAGGTCTTTGCGATCGGCAACCCCTTCGGGCTCGACTGGACGCTCACGACGGGCATCGTGTCGGCCCTCGACCGGTCGCTTGCGGCGGAGAACGGCGTCACCATCGAGCACCTCATCCAGACGGACGCCGCCATCAACCCGGGCAACTCCGGCGGGCCCCTGCTGGATTCCGCGGGGCGCCTGATCGGCATCAACACGGCCATCTACAGCCCCTCGGGCGCAAGCGCCGGCATCGGCTTCGCCGTGCCCGTGGACACGGTCAACCGCGTCGTGCCCCAGCTGATCGCCAAGGGGAAGTACATCCGGCCTGCCCTGGGCATCGAGGTCGACGAAGGAATCAATCGCGTCGTCAGGGCCCAACTCGGCGTGGCGGGTGTGGTGGTGCTGAGGGTCGCCCCCGGCTCGGCCGCCGAGAAAGCCGGCCTGCAGGGCGTCCGCCGCACGGCCGATGGCGGCATCGTGCCGGGTGACATCATCACCGCCGTAGAGGGCAAGGCCGTCGAGAACGTCGGCAAGCTCTACGCCCGCCTGGATGATTTCAAGGTGGGCGACACGGTCCGGCTGACTGTGGTCCGGGAAGGGGCCACGCGGGAGGTGTCCGTGACCCTGCAGGCGGGTAGCTGA
- a CDS encoding BrnT family toxin — translation MEKPTFDWDEKKDEENQCKHGVSFSLAQQAFRDPLRVIVEDVSHSRDEDRFYCIGRVNEGIMTVRFTYRGGVIRIIGAGYWRKGKRIYEKENKIHR, via the coding sequence ATGGAAAAGCCGACTTTTGATTGGGATGAGAAAAAGGATGAAGAGAATCAATGTAAGCACGGCGTATCCTTCTCTCTGGCCCAGCAAGCTTTTCGCGACCCGCTTCGTGTCATCGTGGAGGACGTCAGCCACAGCAGGGACGAAGACCGCTTCTACTGTATAGGCAGGGTCAACGAAGGCATCATGACGGTTCGATTTACATACAGGGGCGGCGTTATCCGGATCATCGGCGCGGGGTATTGGAGAAAGGGGAAAAGGATCTATGAAAAAGAAAATAAGATACACCGATGA
- a CDS encoding CopG family transcriptional regulator — protein sequence MKKKIRYTDEPMGKVKVVRDFLPPPEKLVLKESNVKITISLSKASVDFFKQEAKKHRTSYQKMIRRLIDVYTEQYKKTA from the coding sequence ATGAAAAAGAAAATAAGATACACCGATGAGCCCATGGGCAAGGTGAAAGTCGTCAGGGACTTCCTGCCGCCGCCGGAGAAGCTCGTGTTGAAGGAAAGCAACGTGAAGATCACGATCTCGTTGAGCAAGGCGAGCGTCGATTTTTTCAAGCAGGAGGCGAAGAAGCACCGTACGTCCTACCAGAAGATGATCCGCAGGCTCATCGACGTCTACACGGAGCAATACAAAAAGACGGCTTGA
- a CDS encoding low-complexity protein produces the protein MSRSLLGFLLCILLIVAGSGFSTAQVAQPPGPRTAQPAPTVTVPKPDAGRGQQPKPVGPAERAQAASCFDEAAYGRAKKQEKALAGAQLCGADLKNVSLDGADLRGANLSGADLGGARFYKANLRGAALSRAKLAGAILIGSDLEGARLDGANLRNARLSGANLRGADLSRADLEGAYLNESDLTGANLERAVLRNAEALAVKFVSANLRYANLDAVNCTDDRGMSRVDFAGADLREATLRQARLASARLEGADLTRTDFTGARLEKAAARKVKALRAVFQQARLAGAYLSEADLTETRFQGADLSGADLTFAQLNRANLSGANLAGAMLNKAHLVEADLGGANLTDAHAHGTNFRGAHLAAANFQNASPLGAFIDLRWKEYLKGQKLWSDKVFDSIHWVR, from the coding sequence ATGTCTCGTTCGCTTCTGGGGTTCTTGCTCTGCATACTTCTCATCGTCGCGGGTTCAGGTTTTTCGACGGCCCAAGTGGCCCAGCCGCCGGGGCCGCGGACTGCACAGCCGGCCCCGACCGTCACCGTGCCCAAGCCCGATGCCGGCCGGGGTCAGCAGCCCAAGCCGGTAGGGCCGGCGGAGCGCGCACAGGCGGCCAGCTGCTTCGACGAGGCGGCTTACGGGCGGGCGAAGAAGCAGGAGAAGGCCCTCGCGGGGGCTCAGCTCTGCGGGGCCGACCTGAAGAACGTCTCCCTGGACGGGGCCGACCTGCGGGGGGCGAATCTCTCCGGCGCCGATCTCGGCGGCGCCAGGTTCTACAAGGCAAACCTGCGCGGCGCTGCGCTGTCGCGGGCAAAGCTCGCCGGCGCAATCCTCATTGGCTCCGATCTGGAAGGCGCCAGGCTTGACGGGGCCAATCTCCGAAACGCCCGCCTGTCCGGCGCGAATCTGAGGGGCGCCGATCTTTCGAGAGCCGATCTCGAGGGGGCGTATCTCAACGAGTCGGACCTGACGGGCGCCAACCTGGAACGGGCCGTCCTCAGAAACGCCGAGGCCCTTGCGGTCAAATTCGTCTCGGCGAACCTGCGCTACGCGAATCTCGACGCCGTGAATTGCACGGACGACAGGGGGATGTCCCGTGTGGACTTTGCCGGAGCCGACTTGAGGGAAGCGACCCTCCGGCAGGCGCGGCTCGCGTCTGCGAGGCTGGAAGGGGCGGATCTGACCCGGACGGACTTTACCGGCGCGAGACTCGAGAAGGCTGCCGCGAGAAAGGTGAAGGCCTTGCGGGCCGTATTTCAACAGGCCCGGCTTGCCGGGGCCTACCTCAGCGAGGCCGACCTGACCGAGACCCGGTTTCAAGGCGCCGATCTCTCGGGTGCCGACCTGACCTTTGCGCAGCTCAACCGGGCGAACCTCTCGGGTGCCAACCTTGCCGGGGCGATGCTCAACAAGGCCCACCTCGTCGAGGCTGACTTGGGCGGCGCGAACCTCACGGACGCGCATGCGCACGGCACAAACTTCCGTGGCGCTCACCTCGCCGCGGCGAACTTCCAAAATGCATCGCCTCTCGGGGCCTTCATCGACCTTCGCTGGAAGGAGTATCTGAAAGGCCAGAAGCTTTGGTCGGACAAGGTGTTCGACAGCATTCACTGGGTGCGCTGA
- a CDS encoding TRAP transporter small permease has translation MDKLFSGLRSVLYWFSVAAMSVMLVVIFAQVVSRYVFNWTPEWSEELARYLFVWVVFIGSALIMGESGHLAVQFVPNHFKGTATGRLLEIVINLCGYVFILILLTQGAKMTRVMTFQMSPGMEIPMSWVYAVIPLSSVLMLLYLVKDTVRIVREWSSPKGGGR, from the coding sequence CTGGATAAGCTGTTCTCGGGGCTGCGGTCGGTCCTGTACTGGTTCTCGGTCGCGGCCATGTCGGTCATGCTCGTCGTCATCTTCGCGCAGGTCGTCTCGCGCTACGTCTTCAACTGGACCCCCGAGTGGTCCGAGGAGCTGGCGCGCTACCTCTTCGTCTGGGTCGTGTTCATCGGCTCGGCCCTCATCATGGGCGAGTCGGGCCACCTGGCCGTGCAGTTCGTGCCCAACCACTTCAAGGGCACGGCGACGGGCCGGCTCCTGGAGATCGTCATCAACCTCTGCGGCTACGTGTTCATCCTGATCCTGCTGACGCAGGGGGCCAAGATGACCCGGGTCATGACCTTCCAGATGTCGCCGGGCATGGAGATCCCCATGAGCTGGGTCTACGCAGTGATCCCGCTGAGCAGCGTTCTCATGCTGCTCTACCTCGTGAAGGACACGGTGCGCATCGTGCGGGAGTGGTCGTCCCCGAAGGGCGGGGGGAGGTGA
- a CDS encoding PaaI family thioesterase, translating to MPDKAIQDYYPDEFAHCFGCGRLNPEGLQIKSYWDGEEAVCRYTPKPMHSGGVPGFAYGGLIASLIDCHGAATASAAKLSAEGLSLGDKPIARFVAASLKVDYLRPTPIGEPLELRARVMEIRDRKVRVSVTLSAGGKICAKGEELFIQLQQWSVQTGYPKPID from the coding sequence ATGCCGGACAAGGCCATACAGGACTACTACCCCGATGAGTTCGCACACTGTTTCGGCTGCGGGCGGCTCAATCCGGAGGGGCTGCAGATCAAGAGCTACTGGGACGGCGAGGAGGCGGTCTGCCGCTATACACCCAAGCCCATGCATTCGGGAGGGGTTCCCGGGTTTGCCTACGGGGGCCTGATCGCCTCGCTCATCGACTGCCACGGCGCCGCGACGGCGTCGGCGGCGAAGTTGAGCGCCGAGGGGTTGTCCCTGGGGGACAAGCCGATTGCGCGCTTTGTCGCGGCATCGCTGAAAGTGGACTACCTGAGGCCGACGCCGATCGGGGAACCCTTGGAATTGAGGGCAAGGGTCATGGAAATCCGGGACCGGAAAGTCAGGGTCAGCGTGACGTTGTCAGCGGGCGGCAAGATCTGCGCGAAAGGCGAGGAGCTTTTCATTCAGCTCCAGCAGTGGTCCGTACAGACCGGGTACCCGAAGCCGATCGACTGA
- a CDS encoding restriction endonuclease codes for MAVPDFQSFFKPLLEIAADGNEHSLKTARELIAQKMNLSEEDLKELLPSGTQKKFDNRVAWAKTYFVQAKVLESSKRGYFRITERGRELFKKGHEKIDVKVLNQYPEFVEFHTAKTEKSGNGTSPGTESPVETPEETLHKAYQSIRNDLAGEILEKVKSNSPQFFEKLVVDLMVAMGYGGSRSDAGQSIGHSGDEGVDGIIKEDRLGLDVIYLQAKKWEGTVGRPEIQKFVGALHGKRAKKGVFLTTGKFSEDAIRYVETIDPKVILIDGNRLANLMIDFGIGTAVISNLEIKRIDSDYFVEE; via the coding sequence ATGGCGGTTCCGGATTTCCAGTCCTTTTTCAAGCCTCTGCTGGAAATTGCGGCAGACGGGAATGAACACTCTTTGAAAACAGCAAGAGAACTCATTGCCCAGAAAATGAATCTTTCCGAAGAGGATCTTAAAGAACTTTTGCCCAGTGGTACTCAGAAAAAATTCGACAACAGAGTTGCTTGGGCAAAGACGTACTTCGTCCAAGCGAAAGTTTTGGAATCGTCCAAGAGAGGTTATTTTCGAATCACGGAGCGTGGGCGTGAACTCTTCAAGAAGGGTCATGAAAAAATTGATGTGAAAGTTCTGAATCAATACCCTGAGTTTGTCGAATTTCATACAGCGAAAACAGAAAAGTCGGGGAATGGTACCTCGCCGGGCACTGAATCCCCGGTCGAAACTCCAGAGGAGACGCTCCACAAAGCCTATCAAAGCATAAGAAATGATCTGGCAGGTGAAATCCTGGAGAAAGTGAAGAGCAACTCGCCGCAGTTTTTTGAAAAGCTCGTTGTCGACCTCATGGTCGCTATGGGCTATGGCGGCTCCCGCAGTGATGCAGGTCAATCCATAGGGCACAGCGGCGATGAAGGCGTCGACGGAATTATCAAGGAAGATCGCCTGGGGCTCGATGTCATCTATCTCCAGGCAAAAAAATGGGAGGGTACCGTTGGCCGACCCGAAATCCAGAAATTCGTTGGGGCACTGCATGGCAAACGGGCGAAGAAAGGGGTATTTCTTACTACAGGAAAATTTTCCGAAGATGCCATTCGATATGTTGAGACCATTGATCCCAAGGTCATATTGATCGACGGGAATCGCCTCGCGAATTTGATGATCGATTTCGGAATTGGAACAGCCGTGATATCGAATTTGGAGATCAAAAGGATTGATTCTGACTATTTCGTCGAGGAGTGA
- a CDS encoding DHCW motif cupin fold protein, whose amino-acid sequence MKMTGIPFGTTDWSSVEVTEHRGETGVAAWRTRTFGDIRVRLVEYSPGYRADHWCRKGHILLCIEGELHTELADGRTFTLRPGMSYQVADNAEPHRSFTVKGAKLFIVD is encoded by the coding sequence ATGAAGATGACGGGCATCCCCTTCGGGACAACGGACTGGTCGTCGGTGGAGGTCACGGAGCACAGGGGCGAGACGGGGGTCGCCGCATGGCGCACCCGGACCTTCGGGGATATCCGCGTGCGTCTCGTCGAGTACTCGCCGGGCTACCGCGCCGATCACTGGTGCCGCAAGGGACACATCCTTCTTTGCATCGAGGGGGAGCTGCACACGGAGCTGGCCGACGGCCGCACGTTCACCCTCAGACCCGGCATGAGCTACCAGGTGGCCGACAACGCCGAGCCGCACCGATCCTTCACCGTCAAGGGCGCGAAGCTGTTCATCGTAGACTGA
- the bfr gene encoding bacterioferritin has translation MKGDPKLLATLNSLLADELTAINQYMVHSEMAEAWGYKKLHEAFEKRAIDEMKHAETLIGRILFLEGTPTVSKLNKMTIGADVPKQLAGDRGLEMMAVKAYNEAIVLAGEVKDFATRQILEKILADEDKHIDQIEEMQDQIQQMSLQIFLTTQV, from the coding sequence ATGAAAGGTGACCCGAAACTGCTGGCGACGTTGAACTCCCTGCTCGCCGACGAACTGACCGCCATCAACCAGTACATGGTCCATTCCGAGATGGCCGAGGCCTGGGGATACAAGAAGCTCCACGAGGCCTTCGAGAAGCGCGCCATCGACGAGATGAAGCACGCCGAGACGCTCATCGGGCGCATCCTCTTCCTCGAAGGGACCCCCACGGTGAGCAAGCTCAACAAGATGACGATCGGCGCCGACGTGCCCAAGCAGCTGGCCGGCGACCGGGGCCTCGAGATGATGGCGGTCAAGGCCTACAACGAGGCCATCGTTCTGGCCGGCGAGGTCAAGGACTTCGCCACCCGGCAGATCCTCGAGAAGATCCTCGCCGACGAGGACAAGCACATCGACCAGATCGAGGAGATGCAGGACCAGATCCAGCAGATGTCGCTGCAGATCTTCCTCACCACCCAGGTGTGA
- a CDS encoding DctP family TRAP transporter solute-binding subunit, giving the protein MKRVFSLFCILLLVFALSTPAPAAKVVLKLGHIAEPSNPYGQGADYFAKLVAQKSNGEIEVKVFPSSQLGAQKELIEGCIYGTLDMTLTSTAELGTFQPQMALFDMPFLFKDRKHAFAALDTVGMDLAKALEPKGLKMLGYMENGIRHMTNNVREIKTPADMKGLKMRVMNNKVYIEMMKALGASPTPMAFSELYSALQQGTIDGQENPSAHIYTKRFFEVQKYASLTGHAYAPEPMLISMITWRKLTPQQQAIIQQAANEAIAWQRKLAEKEDDEFWKKIKATGKMKVTTVDRKLFIEATKDVYKKLAPTVGQANIDRVRALEK; this is encoded by the coding sequence ATGAAAAGAGTATTCAGCCTGTTCTGCATCCTGCTGCTTGTGTTTGCCCTTTCAACCCCTGCCCCGGCGGCCAAGGTCGTGCTGAAGCTCGGCCACATCGCCGAGCCCTCCAACCCCTACGGCCAGGGTGCCGACTACTTCGCGAAGCTCGTGGCCCAGAAGTCCAACGGGGAGATCGAGGTCAAGGTGTTCCCCTCCTCCCAGCTCGGGGCGCAGAAGGAGCTCATCGAGGGCTGCATCTACGGCACCCTGGACATGACGCTGACGAGCACGGCCGAACTGGGCACCTTCCAGCCGCAGATGGCCCTCTTCGACATGCCGTTCCTGTTCAAGGACCGCAAGCACGCCTTCGCCGCGCTCGACACGGTGGGCATGGACCTCGCCAAGGCGCTCGAGCCCAAGGGCCTCAAGATGCTCGGCTACATGGAAAACGGCATCCGCCACATGACCAACAACGTGCGCGAGATCAAGACCCCCGCCGACATGAAGGGCCTCAAGATGCGCGTCATGAACAACAAGGTCTACATCGAGATGATGAAGGCCCTGGGCGCCTCCCCCACCCCGATGGCGTTCTCCGAGCTCTACTCCGCCCTGCAGCAGGGGACCATCGACGGGCAGGAGAACCCCAGCGCCCACATCTACACGAAGCGCTTCTTCGAGGTCCAGAAGTACGCCTCCCTGACGGGGCATGCCTACGCGCCGGAACCCATGCTCATCTCCATGATCACCTGGAGGAAGCTCACGCCCCAGCAGCAGGCCATCATCCAGCAGGCGGCCAACGAGGCCATCGCCTGGCAGCGCAAGCTGGCCGAAAAGGAGGACGACGAGTTCTGGAAGAAGATCAAGGCCACGGGCAAGATGAAGGTCACGACGGTGGACCGCAAGCTCTTCATCGAGGCCACCAAGGACGTCTACAAGAAGCTCGCCCCGACCGTCGGGCAGGCCAACATCGACAGGGTCCGGGCCCTGGAGAAGTAA
- a CDS encoding response regulator has protein sequence MEKMKILIAEDNSFSRKFYDTYISDKVFAKQFAVNGFEALEIYANWKPDILLLDLMMPVMSGQEVLQNIREVRKDLATTIIVSSLSSHRDDVATCARYGVQGYLVKPLNPKEISRTLLDLYVKANPRKSGDIDRLLQSL, from the coding sequence ATGGAAAAGATGAAAATCCTGATCGCCGAAGACAACAGCTTCAGCCGGAAGTTCTACGACACATACATCTCGGACAAGGTCTTCGCCAAGCAGTTTGCCGTCAACGGCTTCGAGGCCCTCGAGATCTACGCGAACTGGAAGCCCGACATCCTCCTGCTCGACCTCATGATGCCCGTCATGAGCGGCCAGGAGGTCCTGCAGAACATCCGTGAGGTCCGGAAGGACCTTGCGACCACCATCATCGTTTCCTCGCTGTCCTCCCACCGGGACGATGTCGCGACCTGCGCCCGCTACGGCGTGCAGGGCTACCTCGTCAAGCCGCTCAACCCCAAGGAGATCAGCCGGACCCTGCTCGATCTCTACGTAAAGGCAAACCCTAGGAAGTCCGGGGATATCGACCGCCTCCTGCAGTCCCTCTGA